Genomic segment of Lasioglossum baleicum unplaced genomic scaffold, iyLasBale1 scaffold2372, whole genome shotgun sequence:
aacaagaAAAATCAGAATCAAAAAACCCAAATATATACTTCCCAAACctgaaataaatttgaaaaaatcaaaatctaTAACATCTCTAAGCCTAATCCAAAAAGATTCAAAGAAGCTTGCAATAGAAACGAAGAATATAGCGTCGATATAAAATTCCACGTCGAAAGGCGTCTCAAAGGTgaaaaggaagcttggtggagAGTTGAGGAGCTTGTAGGAGATGTAGCAAAGCACGCGGAATATGTAAAGCGACAATGACAGGGTGGTCCAGGGGGTGTTGAGTTCTCTGTAGCACTCAAAGCTGGTGTATCCCGATGAATTGACCCGGGGAATCCCTGCTTGTGGTATCGCAATTTCTCTCGCGAGTTAGCTCGGTCGTCGCAAGAGGATTTATATGCAAATGGGCAAGGAGAAGAATTTCATCAGCCTCGGGGCCGATACACCAGGAAGCGGCAATTCACGATCGGGGTAAACTCCGAGGCGCGTTGTTATCGTTGTGGGAAACGAGGAACTCGGAACGAGGGTGGCAAAGCTTTGCAGGGTGTTGATCAGCGCACGAATGGACGCTCATGGGGGAAATCAGACTTTCGATGGTGAGATCCGTGTCGAGTGGTGCTTCGGACACCGGTGTGCGTAAGGTGtattaagaatttgaaaatcctTGGATATATTGTCTGAGACTGGTTTAGTTTAGGTGTGCATGATGTTAGGGATTGGTTGATTATGATTgtaatttcgtgcaattttaattttgattataCGAGGTTGATGATTGATTAGTTCATCCAATATTTAATTTGGAGAGTGTGTTTGTGGATAGTCTAAAGTAGGaatgttaatttttaatattatattataatataattcttCATGTTGCTCTTCCTATTCCAAATACTATAATACTAAAATAGtagtataatataatagtattatattatatttcaaaattatttcaaatactttgggagaaatataattatattatatttcaaaattcattaaaatactttgggagaaatataattatattatatttcaaaattttttaaggTACTTGaggataatattataaatattataaacactatataatattataaatattatactgtaaaaaaatttaataataaataatataatggtattatattatatttcaaaattcttTAAGCTACTTTGAGGGAAATATaattacattatatttcaaaatttttgtaggGTACTTtggggaaatataaatattataaacattacataatattataaatattatactgtaacaaaaatgtaacaataaataatataatagtaataaatataataataaattctaataagtaaaataataaattctttAAGGTTCTTTGGGGAGAAATATaattacattatatttcaaaatttgttAAGTTACTTTgggataataataaaaatattatactgtaaaaaaaatttgaaatttgtttTATAGAAGATGATGAATGAATGTTAAAATCTTCTTTCTGATTTTAGTCCTACAGTTTCCCACGCGagaaaaaatattgtaaatattttaagaaactattctatataaagaaataatgtTTCTAACGTTGTATAAATAATGCATAAAGTTTCTTCGTTTACATCCCGGATGAATTGTGTCAGAAAAAGAGACATATTGAGGTTCAAAGAAATAAGACGGAAAAGAAAATggaatttcattacagtccttgTTTGAGCAACTTGAATACGATGCAAATACAAGGTGATCCCATTAAATGGAATCCTGTCACGACAGTCCTGCCTCTATTCGGGTCCTTAatattgcaaaataaataaCCAAATGCAAACCTGGAAGGATATACGTTATAACTTGTCAACGATACGTATATCCCGAGTCAagctaataattaattaaaagagTAATTAAAGGCCGCTTTCGTGACACAGATGACACAGGAACATTTTAAAAGTAGGATACAACTGTTGCATTCGAAAGCTAGCATTTCCAGCAGCTCGTTTGAACGTCAGAGTACTAAATGACGCTTGCACGTGTGTATGTTTGTGTCCGTGTACAGAGGTGAGTATTCTTAGAGGGTGGCGAGTTGAGAACAAGCGTCGAGAGAAGTAGTCCAGATAGAAAGTTCCGAGGGAGACAGAAAATTTTGAACGCAGCAAACCACTGCTACACTAGCATTTGTCATTTGTCTAATTAAACCAAGCGCCAAAATTCCAACATTACATCCACGctgaagaaaaatgaaaaataatctcACCTAAATAAGAAGgaaaagaatttaataaatttaataaatcaaaattcaaaAAAAGGTGCGATTCACCCAAATTTGTttccaatttcgaatttctGAAACTCATAATTTTTGtatcgttattgttattatataaaaGTACATCTAccctgaagaaaatgaaaaataatcttACCTAATTAAGAAGGAAAAGAAtttgataaatttaataaatcaaaatttaaaagaaaggTGCGATTCACCCAAATTTGTTTCCAATTTCGAAATTTCTGAAACTCATAATTTTTGTATCGTTGTTGTTATTATATAAAAGTACATCTAccctgaagaaaatgaaaaataatcttATCTAAATAAGAAGGAAAAGAAtttgataaatttaataaatcaaaatttaaaagaaaaggtGCGATTAACCCAAATTTGTTTCCAATTTCGAAATTTCTGAAACTCATAATTTTTGtatcgttattgttattatataaaaGTACATCTACCCTGaagataaatgaaaaataatcttacctaaataagaaaaaagaatttaataaatttaataaatcaaaattaaaaagaaaaggtGCGTTTAACCCAAATTTGTTTCCAATTTCGAAATTTCTGAAACTCATAATTCTTgtttcgttattgttattatataaaaGTACATCCACCCTgacgaaaaatgaaaaataatcttACCTAAATAAGAACGAATAAATAATGTAGAAAAGAATCTAAGAATTTATTAACTATCGCAATTTTATAAATCAAAAAGAAAAGATTTGATTAACCCAAATTTGTTTCCAACTTCGAATTCTCCGaagtttaaaatttattatcgtttttgttattgtatatgtataaaagtaCATCCATcctgaaaagaaaaatgaaaaataatcttACTTAAATAagaacgaataaataaataaaaatagtatagaaaataaaataaaataaaataaaaaagaagctAAGAATCTAATAACTATCGCAATTCAATAAATCAAAAAGAAAAGGTGCGATTAACCCAAATTTGTTCCAACTTCGAATTCTCCGAAGCTCATAACTTGTTATCGGTTTTCAAGCCGGAAACTCCGAGTCAGGAGTGAAACGTCCTAATTCAATGGAACGAGAGGAATTTCGAAACAATAAAGCCTCGAGCATCGAGGAAGAGTGACAACCGGAAAAGGGATGCTGCTGGACGTCCATTTTAATCTGCGAAGGCATTTTTTCGCACGCGGAAAGAACCAGAGACTCGGGAACAGGCGGAAAATGTTATCTGCACGCGTGTTATTGCGTTACACGTCGCATTTACCGTGTTATCAGGCCGCGTTATCACCTACCTCGGTATCTCGTTGCATCTCTTTCACCGGTGagatattaacactaggtttacggattcTAGGATCTATTTCTAGGGGGGACATATTTACAGATTAAGGAAACTAcgtattttcattttcttttttttaaaggatttaatttgttaatattgcaaatctgttaatattatataattggagcaacccatccgtcaaattaacggatcccgtaaacctagtgttaaccctttgcactcgtcgATTTTTTGGatacagaagagtagaaatttacaaaCTTTCTGCTATAAAACTGACGCTATTTCTTTaactggtaattaaagaatcgtataataataattgacacgtaaaattatttgattcgaCATCTcgcatattattataatatcttaaatctgatatattaattaatatgagtcttcaaaattttatggcGACTGATAGTCGTCTgtcgagtacaaagggttaaacgaGAAACCTCGCGTTTGCTTGCCTTCCCTTTTCGCGACATTTTTCACCGATATCGGCTATTTCTGTGCGTTTTTTCCCTCCCTCCTCTTTCTTATAAGATCGACGAATGTCTCGTGGAAAATTTCAGATGCAACCGCAGGTTCATTGTACTGCCTCTTTTCCTGCGGATAAGAGAAATTATTAGATTATATTTACGCTGACTAGTTCTATATGCAGATCGATTTGTTCggagatttattaaaattgagaaaAGATCGAGGTTTCGGTGGACAATAGAATGGAAGAATAGTTGTGTGTTTGTTAGAAACCTTGTAGATAACTCCGTTCAAGGAAATAACGTCGTTTATAAGCTACCAAGGTTTCACTAATTCTAAGTAGCACCAAGTAGCAATTACGGTGGACCACCTACTGCTATTCTGTTTGagaataatatagaatatattttaacttttaatatattgtacaaAGAAATATTTACTTTAATACTTTAGatactttaattatttaatatttaattaaggaaataaatcgaattttaatttattttattacgcaGTAAATGAAGTAACAGATAATGTATTACTGTGTAattattgatgaattattaattaattgaaaataaaatggaaaatgaagaattattatataaaatcaaataaaataccattgtatatatatatcttgtTTTATTAATTGCACTCagaaatattttaaagaatgttcatataaaaaatattattatttaatattccaCTAAAAAATGAGACTGCAAGTTTGTGCTCTATTAGCGCCATCTGTGATTTTTTATTGGAACACAAACTTTCGGTTCAAAATCATAGATGGCGTTAATGAAACATAAACTTGTGGCATAAAATCATAGATAGCGCTGTCCATtgtcgatatatttaataatataatggatTTATTTTTTCCCAGCCTAATATTTCAAACACTTAACTCGATGAATTCCTGTCACTTTTGATAATCGATAGCAAGTCAGGCAGTGAATTATTTATTACGAACGCCTGTCTAGAATTCGTAAATAGCGTAGACGTCATTTCTCGTCGAGACAACGTTGAACCTCGTGTAACGACGTTACAGAGGCAACAAATGTTCGACCTTAGCTGAGACGCTTCACTCTAGCAACCCCATTTGTCACATACATACAGCATCCTCTCTGGCATCATTTACGCTAGCCTTTGTGAAACAAGAAATTGAATATTCCAGAAGCTATTAAGGAGTATTATTAAAAGGAAGATGAGTATTCTCCGAAACTGGTTAAAGGAACTTATTACCGAAAGACAcgagaaattttgaaaacaagGGTCGTAAATATTTGATAAATAGCAGGAAGACAAGAAGAAAATTTAGACAATTTGATCCAATATCAAAagtttacaaatttttaaatagtGATGTATATAGCCTAATAAACTACGAAttctatacaaaaatattataaacttAACACTATGCCATCCGCCTGTCTATTCCAGATTTTTTCGTGTAGAACTGTACGTGTAGAACCGGTAGAACTGACTTACATCATTTCGCTTTTCACCGACGGTTTTTCGAGGTTCGTGTTTACTAATATTATCTTCAGTTCCCATGTCTCAATCCTGTCCCTCCATTTTCTCGAAATGTGAGAGGTAAATAAGTACAAGATTTTTTTGTAACCACTGACACTTAACCGATAGTTTTCGCATGGCAGCAATGTGGAACCACCGGACGTCACAgtgttaaatatattttaaatactaaACAACCAATATTTTTCACTTAAAGTTactcaaaattacaaaattactgAATCATTTAAAAATTGCTAAAATTGACTAGGTTcctaaattaataaatgaactGAATCATTAAATAGCTGTAAATCTCAATATTCAAATACAAGAAAGATGTTTCAATCGTACGATATATaacggaataaaaaaaaattcgttTATATAATACACTAGCAAACACACTGAACGTAAAATCCAAAGTGTCTCTCCTGCTAATAGCAAATGCCAATATTTCTCTTTCACCCCTTTCTTTGCACACCGTTTCCAAGCAATGCTCGCATCTTGGGGGAAATGCCTGTATTcgtgaaaaataaattcgacTGGCAACAGAGAGCAACCCTAGGATAATTCCCCAGACATCTGACCCGCAATTTCACAAACGAACGATTCCGAGCAAATCCTTTGTGAGTTGCATCGCCACCATAATGGCATATGACAGTAATTCCATGGGCTAAATTTCCTATCTGCGATCTGAACGCTGCAACGCAAACTGCGAGGGTAATCTCGTCTAATTAATTGAAGCCATGTTGGACGTTAACGTTGATCGAGGCACCAACGTCGGTCCAATAataagaaaatgaaattcatttgGAAGATAGTCGAATTGATCGGTGATAGTTAGACAGAAGTGATCGACGAGCATTGGCAGCCGGAAATGGAAGActcgttgaatttcgaaatctcAGATTCTTCTTCGTTGAATTTCGTTTCATTTGTTGgatttaattattgtattattactTTTACTGTTACTATCGTTATTATACTATTACTTTTATTTTTGCTATCGTTATTATACTATTACTATCGTTATTATACTATTACTTTTATTTTTGCTATCGTTATTATACTATTACTATCGTTATTATACTACTACTTTTACTATTACTAtcgttattatattattattttactttTACTATAGTTATTAAACTGTTACATTTACTATTACTATCGTTATTATACTGCTACTTTTACTATTACTAtcgttattatattattattttactttTACTATAGTTATTAAACTGTTACTTTTACTATTACTATCGTTATTATACTGCTACTTTTACTATTACTATCGTTATTATACTATTATTTTACTATTACTATCGTTATTATACTACCTCTTTTGCAACGACTCACTGTTACTGAGtagtattactattattatcgcCATATTGTTGCTATATTATTGTACTATCtctattattatttttactatcttattgctatttcctaacatattattattttattatattattataatttagttaacgtaataataatataccactgcttttattatttagtgtaaAATAATGGGAAAAAATTGTGAATAAGAGACAAAGACcatcttaatttttctcaggggatcgatttttaaaataataattaatttaaccgATGAATCTCTTTTAAATATATCGACTGAGTGAATCAATAAAAGAATAAAACTATCTTTCTAATCATCTTTTGCATATGTATATAGTACAGAATTTCCAAATCATCTTCTTGAGTGAATAACTCTATTACATTTATCTTGAATTATTTCTAGAATATTATATTCTTCAACAGTGTCGTTCATTCGTTTCTACAGTTAATAACGTAACAGTTCATTTATCACTGACAATTTCGTGCCTTTCTCTCATGTTTTCGAGTTTCCCTTTCGAAGATAATTTCTACTCGGAATAACGACTTGAAGTAGAGAAAGAAACTGAAATATAGGTCGCCGAACTATGGTGCATGGATCATCTCTGAGGCAACTAGAATTTCTAAAATTGGAATGCAAATCGATATCTTGATAAACATGCTAAGCTAGTGAAATATCTCTCGTATTTATATGTGCATTTAATTCCAAGAGATAAAGATGGATACGAAAAATGTACAAACGTGCAGTACTCGATATCCCAACAAATCAGTATCTCGTGTTATCTGGTTTTCGATATCGAAAACCGATGACAAATACGCGATATATACACCGTCATTCATGGACTTTAATTATTGTAGATACAGAgcaattttatgaaatttttattccacGATATTAttcaaaagttattgaatatTATTGGAGATTTGTCACTAATGCTATCAACATGATGATTTATTACTTACGTAGCATTATAGAACtacaataattacaataataataggaCGATAATTCTCATGCAAATTACATGTAATTTGCATGTTAATGACACTTGTTACTTTATACGATTAATTAATCTACTTAACTTAATTGAAGTACATTTATGAACCAAATTAAACCGCGACTTAGAAATGTTCTAAGTCGAATTAGGTTGCTTTTTAATCGTCATAtcttattgaataaattttaaaataaatattataatatacaatttccTAATTATTTCAAACTCTATGTAGATGTGGATACTAAAGATTTTTCCAACTTCTTCGACATTATAATAAGGAATTTTGTAGGGAACAAGATACAAATTCGATGGAAAGGTACAGAAACTTTGCAACATTGGAAAACTTAATCGGATACTCGAACTTTGAAGTAACGACTTGAGAAAGAATATGGCAGAACTTACACCTAATCTGAAAAAATGAACGTATCGTTTCGATTTTAACgtccaaaaaattgtattacttaTAAAAATCTAATTAAGAAAAATATAAGTGAAGTCAGTCTTTTATTTGAACTAGTAGAAAAATTAAGACAAAAGaattttacatacatatatagatttaaataattccagaaAAGTTAGCAATTTGCATGTATTGCGGTACTTTTTCTtatgaaaaatggaaaaaaaatgaaaaacacgattCACGAGCTGAAATATCATTCCTTAGGGAACTAAGCGCACTCTTCGAGTTTTCTGCTTCTACTGCAGCAAAGATTAAACACATATTTCAGTTTCCGCAAGAACACACGCAAATTACATTGGTTATTTATCTAAACATAATAAAACATTGATATGACTGCGAGAAACTTAGATAACAAAACCATATTACGGTGGAACAAGTTGCAAAATTAACAACATTTAAAAGAgatttattttacaaattttcgtTTCCGTGGTCTTATGGGAACGAGCGAAATTTCAAGAATACCGTTTGATCGTAAAACTTTCGCCATAAAATCGCTACTGCTTCTAAGACGAGAATAAGGAAATACAATGGAAGCTCCTTCGGGGTATATGCCAATCATTTTTTCCCCATCACAGCGTCGATAAAAGACAAAGTATTGTTTCATAAAAGAGACACATAACTTGAAAGATTTCATCTTCGAAATTGCACTCGACACGATACACTCTGGAACAATTCGCTCAACGATTTTTCGCCCGTACGTGACTACCAAGCAATAAATTGGATTACAGGAAGAGTGAATTGATCCCCTTGTTTCGTATCTAAGAACTCCTCTTTTAAGGAAGGATCCTTTCcgtgtgaaaataaaataaatttccatgtcTATTTTATACCTATAACTACataataatttcttcttttctctaaaaaaaaaaaaaaagaaaacgacagtggtataaacaattataatttataatagatAAATTATAATGATGAGAATGAGAAATAACTATTACATTCAGAAATTACTTGAAAttgcaaataaaatgaaaaaatattgcaCGAGATTGGAATAATGTTATGATAATCATAAAAATGATTCTTTTTGCGATAAAAAAGATAatctataatttttataataagtttgattttaatatatttttgttacagATGGTGTAAACGTTAACTAATAAAATCATCCGAAATATAAGATGGAAGACGAACTATCGATGTTTTTAGTGGTGCTTTCCGCAATTGGCGGTTTAATGATGATAAGCGTAATACTAGCCTGCTACGCCTGTATCTTCCGAGATCTCTGCTGTAGACCGGTGGATATGTCGAAAAGAAGGCGTCCTCAGAGCCCTCACCATGAACCTGATGATCCTAACAGACCCAGATTGGATACCATACTTTTAAATGACATTACACAGGGAGAAAGTATGCCTACAGAATCTGAGAAAGTGTAATCACAAATGAAACTAGACTATAAAATTAATGACAAGGATTCAATTTTCGGAGGACATAAGTCAATAATGCTGGGCGAAATTAAACATaaattaaactaattaaacataAGATATGTCTTTCATTATCAATGATTGTAAATATAAagtcataaacagaaataattagatttttattttaaactgtTATGTTGCAAATTAATGTATTATGTACATATTCAAAtacattcatatatatatacatatacatttacattgcgtattatatatgcagcaaacttcatgtaataaaaaatctctgataaaaatatttaacatcgtTTGGTCACCAACAAATGGCAAGCCATATTACATGGCTGTATCTATATCTATAATATTAGTATATAAAATAAACTTCTATTTATATTTCTCGTACAATCATTATGCTACCCGCATTGCATGTAACACACGTACTCCGTCCTTTCTGGTAACTCTACTTAATGATTGGTCTAAGTACCCGCGAATAGGTTTTATAAATGTAATATTGTGCAATTACAAATGGACTAATTCGACTAGCTAAGTTGGCTATTAAGCTGCTGCAGTACTGACAGTACTACTTCACGTAAGGTCTGAAACATttaaaacatatttattaaatactttgtacatatttaaaaaaacatatttttattaactTAAATGATAATTTAATTACCTGAGGTTTACAGTGTTCCTCCAACCAACTAAACACACATCCAGATAATTCTGTAAAATTCGCTACTGAAATGTTAttaaatgtttgaaataaacgatccataattgcctgaaactataatataaataagttacaatattttcaaataaaggaatttaaaaacttaatttttaaaagttgtaTAGCATGTAAAACTTATATAAGCATATCATCTTACCACTTGAAATTTTGTTTCGTCAGATACACGCATTTCTGCATGTCCAGGTTGAGTTTGATGAGCTTTCACAATCTGCTCATAATTAGCTTGCATGATACGTAAAGCAACAACTTCTTTTCTTAATGCATTACGttcttcttcttgttttttcttttgcaacaataaaaattgtatataatcAATGGATTTCTGAAGTACAGTAGCCTTTGAAAGTTTATAACCCGAAGTTTCAGTGTGTTGACAATTGGGAACCAAATCTTGAAGAGAATCATATCCTTTTTTAATAGCATCTCTTCGTTTCTGTTCTGCCTGAGTATGAGCTTCTCTTCTACGCTCTTTATAACTTATAGTTGAATTTTTATTGTCGCTATCTTCAtcctctgaaatgaatattataaaatttatacataGATGTCATTCTTtccttttaaacaatttattcccataaaatttattgtatttgtttaaattgcTTACCAGTATTATGAGCAGATGAAGATGGTGTATTCGCTGACCCAGTACTACTACAACGAGAAAAAGTATACTTTTCTGTAGGACTAGATGGTTCCAACTTCATATCACTATCTCCACCTATGTTAGCACCTCCACTGCGCATTGCTAAATTTGCTATTTTCACAAAATACACAGAATACAGTTTACAATATTGTATTCCAATACTTCATATACAGTATGAATAATTAATAGAAGTAAATtttgattttcaaatataaaatgTTAAATAGAAAGAACATACTTTTATATGCAttaaactatatgtataatactggATGATAACAAAATAACAGTGGACAAAGAAACTTATAAAATTaaagatataaaatacaatactaCTCACATATCTCGTATCCATCTTTGTGCAACGTATCTGCCATCGTGTCAACAATTTATTTGTCGAAAATTGACAAATGGAAGAAGTAGAGTGTAATTAAAACGCGCACGTGGGAAGGTTACAACACAGTTGCAACAAGTAAGATGCACCAAAAGTACAACGCAACAAATCACAGATATCCATAAAGATTTGATCTCTGAACTGTCACGTTAACAAATACGCATTAGT
This window contains:
- the LOC143221416 gene encoding max-like protein X; translation: MADTLHKDGYEISNLAMRSGGANIGGDSDMKLEPSSPTEKYTFSRCSSTGSANTPSSSAHNTEDEDSDNKNSTISYKERRREAHTQAEQKRRDAIKKGYDSLQDLVPNCQHTETSGYKLSKATVLQKSIDYIQFLLLQKKKQEEERNALRKEVVALRIMQANYEQIVKAHQTQPGHAEMRVSDETKFQVFQAIMDRLFQTFNNISVANFTELSGCVFSWLEEHCKPQTLREVVLSVLQQLNSQLS